Proteins encoded in a region of the Pontibacillus halophilus JSM 076056 = DSM 19796 genome:
- a CDS encoding putative DNA-binding protein: MLEKTTRMNYLFDFYQELLTDKQRSYMELYYLEDYSLGEISEAFEVSRQAVYDNIRRTENMIEEYEEKLHLYERFQERQSLLKQLKESIRKGSTDAIQLVETLENLD; this comes from the coding sequence TTGCTTGAAAAGACAACTCGGATGAACTATCTATTCGATTTTTATCAAGAATTGTTAACGGATAAACAACGTAGTTACATGGAGCTCTATTACCTCGAAGATTACTCGCTAGGTGAGATCTCAGAGGCCTTTGAAGTCAGTCGTCAGGCCGTCTATGACAACATTAGACGAACTGAGAACATGATTGAAGAGTATGAAGAGAAGCTCCACTTATACGAGCGTTTTCAAGAGCGACAGAGCTTGCTGAAACAGTTGAAAGAATCCATTCGAAAAGGTTCCACTGACGCAATTCAGCTCGTGGAAACCTTGGAGAATTTAGATTAG
- the ffh gene encoding signal recognition particle protein — MAFEGLADRLQNTIQKIKGKGKVTEEDVKAMTREIRLALLEADVNFKVVKDFIKRVKERAVGQEVMKSLTPGQQVIKVVKEELTELMGGEQSKIATANRPPTVIMMVGLQGAGKTTTTGKLANHLRKEHNRKPLLVAADVYRPAAINQLETIGKQLDIPVYSEGTEANPVDIAKQAIEEAKANHNDYVIIDTAGRLHVDEHLMDELQQIRDTVQPTETFLVVDSMTGQDAVNVAETFNNQLDLSGVVLTKLDGDTRGGAALSIKAVTDKPIKFAGMGEKMDALEPFHPERMASRILGMGDVLTLIEKAQSEVDEDQAKQLEQKMKDASFTLDDFLEQMGQVKKMGPLEDLISMIPGADKMKGLKNAQFDDKQITHVEAIIQSMTKYEREKPEIMNASRKKRIAKGSGRSVTEVNRLLKQFNDMKKMMKQMTNQKGKKGKGMKFPFM; from the coding sequence ATGGCATTTGAAGGATTAGCCGACCGACTGCAGAATACGATCCAAAAGATTAAAGGTAAAGGAAAAGTCACAGAAGAAGACGTCAAAGCAATGACGCGTGAAATTCGATTAGCGCTTCTTGAGGCAGACGTTAACTTTAAAGTGGTGAAAGACTTTATCAAGCGCGTGAAAGAGCGTGCAGTTGGACAAGAAGTCATGAAGAGCTTAACCCCTGGCCAACAGGTCATTAAAGTGGTTAAGGAAGAATTGACTGAGTTAATGGGCGGAGAGCAAAGTAAAATTGCAACAGCGAATCGCCCTCCAACTGTAATCATGATGGTCGGTCTGCAAGGTGCAGGTAAAACGACGACAACCGGAAAGCTTGCAAATCATCTTCGTAAAGAACACAACCGAAAGCCACTGCTTGTTGCAGCGGACGTGTATCGTCCAGCAGCAATCAATCAGCTTGAAACGATTGGTAAGCAGTTGGATATACCGGTCTATTCTGAAGGGACAGAAGCGAACCCTGTTGACATCGCGAAACAGGCCATTGAAGAGGCGAAGGCCAATCATAATGATTATGTCATTATTGATACGGCTGGTCGTCTTCACGTGGACGAACATCTTATGGACGAACTTCAACAAATTCGTGATACCGTTCAACCTACGGAAACGTTCCTTGTTGTCGATTCGATGACAGGACAAGACGCCGTAAACGTTGCGGAGACGTTCAACAACCAACTGGATTTATCAGGAGTTGTCTTAACGAAACTTGATGGGGATACACGTGGTGGTGCAGCCCTCTCTATTAAGGCAGTTACAGACAAACCGATCAAGTTTGCTGGTATGGGAGAGAAAATGGATGCACTAGAGCCATTCCATCCTGAACGTATGGCGTCTCGAATTCTAGGCATGGGCGACGTTCTTACTCTGATTGAGAAAGCTCAATCAGAAGTGGATGAAGACCAAGCGAAGCAACTTGAACAAAAGATGAAAGATGCATCCTTTACACTTGATGACTTCTTGGAACAAATGGGACAAGTAAAGAAAATGGGGCCACTTGAAGACCTTATTTCGATGATTCCAGGTGCTGACAAGATGAAAGGGTTGAAGAACGCCCAATTTGATGATAAACAAATCACTCATGTTGAAGCGATTATTCAATCCATGACAAAGTACGAGCGTGAAAAGCCTGAAATCATGAACGCAAGCCGTAAGAAGCGGATTGCTAAAGGTTCTGGTCGCTCTGTGACGGAAGTCAATCGTCTTCTCAAGCAGTTTAATGACATGAAGAAGATGATGAAACAAATGACGAATCAAAAAGGCAAAAAAGGCAAAGGTATGAAGTTTCCGTTTATGTAA
- the rpsP gene encoding 30S ribosomal protein S16: protein MAVKIRLKRMGSKRNPFYRVVVADSRSPRDGRFIEQIGTYNPIANPTEVSIDEEKALQWMTEGAKPSDTVRNLFSTQGIMEKFHAQKTQK, encoded by the coding sequence ATGGCAGTAAAAATTCGCTTAAAGCGTATGGGTTCTAAACGTAACCCATTCTATCGTGTAGTAGTAGCAGATTCACGTTCTCCTCGTGACGGACGTTTCATTGAACAGATTGGTACGTACAACCCAATCGCTAACCCAACAGAGGTTAGTATCGACGAAGAGAAAGCTCTTCAGTGGATGACAGAAGGCGCGAAGCCATCTGACACAGTACGCAACCTATTCTCAACACAAGGCATCATGGAGAAATTCCACGCACAAAAAACTCAAAAGTAA
- a CDS encoding KH domain-containing protein: MEALIETIVRPLVDYPEDIKITKQEEAQKIMYQLHLHQDDVGKVIGKQGRVAKSIRTLVYAAGSKSNKRIFLEIM, translated from the coding sequence ATGGAAGCCCTCATTGAGACGATTGTCCGGCCATTAGTGGATTACCCAGAAGACATCAAGATCACGAAGCAGGAAGAGGCACAGAAAATTATGTACCAACTTCATTTGCATCAAGATGATGTTGGAAAGGTGATTGGAAAGCAAGGCCGTGTTGCCAAGTCTATTCGAACCCTCGTTTATGCCGCGGGTTCTAAATCGAATAAACGCATTTTCTTAGAGATTATGTAA
- a CDS encoding YlqD family protein — translation MEIIRKIPVKQVLTEASKEKMQHQFHREWKQLDQECQQLSFEKRRIESKQNVSREEVSKRFQKELDRRKEKMRWVEYQLEQLDILPLGSELTDSEVETVVTVEIGSNWEDIMSEGAIVVEDGKVIRIDR, via the coding sequence ATGGAAATTATTCGAAAGATCCCAGTGAAGCAAGTATTAACAGAAGCAAGTAAAGAGAAGATGCAGCATCAGTTTCATCGAGAATGGAAGCAACTTGACCAAGAATGTCAGCAGTTGTCCTTTGAAAAGCGCCGCATTGAAAGTAAACAAAATGTCTCTCGTGAAGAAGTTTCAAAGCGATTTCAGAAAGAACTCGACCGCCGGAAAGAAAAAATGCGTTGGGTTGAATATCAGCTTGAACAACTAGACATTCTACCACTGGGTAGTGAGCTTACGGACAGTGAGGTTGAGACGGTCGTGACCGTCGAAATCGGGAGTAACTGGGAAGACATAATGAGTGAAGGTGCCATTGTCGTTGAAGACGGAAAGGTAATTCGTATCGATCGGTAG
- the rimM gene encoding ribosome maturation factor RimM (Essential for efficient processing of 16S rRNA), translating into MESSLYTIGKVVNTHGVRGEVRVIQVTDFEDRFEPGNVVYFISPDGGKPQTLTIRTHRTHKNFQLVSFEDYPSLNDVEPMKGGELAISEEQQGELSEGEFYYHEIIGCEVHTTSGEHIGQIKEILSPGANDVWVIKRKGKKDALIPYIEQVVKQINVDEKKVTIEPMEGLLD; encoded by the coding sequence ATGGAATCATCTCTATATACAATTGGGAAAGTAGTTAACACCCATGGAGTGCGAGGGGAAGTGCGTGTCATCCAAGTAACAGACTTTGAAGACCGCTTCGAGCCAGGGAACGTGGTATACTTCATCTCGCCAGACGGTGGGAAGCCACAAACATTAACAATTCGCACACATCGTACACACAAGAACTTTCAGCTCGTGTCATTTGAAGACTATCCTTCGTTAAATGATGTTGAGCCTATGAAAGGCGGAGAACTTGCTATTTCAGAGGAGCAACAAGGCGAACTTTCGGAAGGTGAATTTTATTACCATGAAATTATCGGTTGTGAAGTACATACAACATCCGGTGAGCATATTGGTCAAATAAAAGAAATTCTCTCCCCAGGTGCCAATGATGTATGGGTTATTAAGCGTAAAGGGAAGAAGGATGCCCTCATCCCATACATTGAGCAAGTGGTGAAACAAATAAATGTGGACGAGAAGAAAGTCACGATTGAACCAATGGAAGGACTGTTAGACTAA
- the trmD gene encoding tRNA (guanosine(37)-N1)-methyltransferase TrmD, whose amino-acid sequence MHIDILTLFPDMFQGVMNTSILKRAQDMGAFSYETVNFRDYTESKHNKVDDTPYGGGAGMVLSPQPLFDAVEAVKEKRTAEKSPRIVLMCPQGEPYTQQKAEELAKEEHVIFLCGHYEGYDERIRTHLATDEISIGDYVLTGGELGSMVVIDSVVRLLPGVLGNEASAPEDSFSSGLLEHPHYTKPANFRGIEVPEILRSGNHAKIDEWRHQQSLKRTYDRRPDLLSSYELSDKEKQWIHSWENGE is encoded by the coding sequence ATGCATATCGATATTCTGACACTGTTTCCGGACATGTTTCAGGGCGTTATGAATACATCAATCCTGAAGCGTGCTCAGGATATGGGCGCCTTCAGCTATGAGACCGTGAATTTCAGGGATTATACAGAAAGCAAGCACAATAAAGTCGACGACACGCCCTATGGTGGTGGAGCTGGGATGGTGCTGTCTCCTCAACCTCTATTCGATGCAGTTGAAGCGGTGAAAGAGAAACGAACAGCTGAGAAATCCCCTAGAATCGTTCTGATGTGCCCACAAGGCGAACCTTACACCCAACAAAAGGCGGAGGAGCTAGCGAAGGAAGAGCACGTAATCTTCCTATGTGGCCATTACGAAGGGTATGATGAACGCATTCGTACCCATCTCGCTACAGATGAGATTTCAATTGGCGATTACGTATTAACAGGCGGAGAACTTGGGAGTATGGTGGTAATTGATAGTGTAGTTCGATTGTTGCCAGGCGTACTTGGTAATGAGGCATCTGCACCTGAGGACTCATTCTCAAGCGGTCTCCTTGAGCATCCTCACTACACGAAGCCTGCGAACTTTAGAGGGATAGAAGTGCCAGAAATACTACGCTCAGGTAACCATGCGAAGATTGATGAATGGAGACATCAGCAATCGCTGAAGCGAACGTATGACAGGCGTCCGGACCTCTTGTCGAGCTATGAGTTAAGTGACAAGGAAAAACAGTGGATTCATTCATGGGAAAATGGTGAATGA
- the rplS gene encoding 50S ribosomal protein L19: MQNLINQVTQDQLKTDLPKFKAGDTVKVHVKVVEGNRERIQVFEGVVIKRRGGGISETFTVRKISFGIGVERTFPVHSPRLDKIEVVRRGKVRRAKLYYLRNLRGKAARIKELR; encoded by the coding sequence ATGCAAAATCTTATCAATCAAGTAACACAAGATCAACTTAAAACTGATCTTCCTAAATTCAAAGCCGGTGACACGGTCAAAGTACACGTTAAAGTTGTAGAGGGTAACCGTGAGCGTATCCAGGTATTTGAAGGTGTTGTCATCAAACGTCGTGGCGGCGGAATCAGCGAAACATTCACTGTCCGTAAGATTTCTTTCGGAATCGGTGTTGAGCGTACATTCCCTGTACATTCCCCACGTCTAGATAAGATCGAAGTTGTTCGTCGTGGTAAAGTACGTCGTGCGAAACTTTACTACCTACGTAACCTACGTGGTAAAGCTGCGCGTATTAAAGAACTTCGCTAA
- the lepB gene encoding signal peptidase I, which yields MARKKQEWFDWIKAIGIAALLAIVIRMFVFAPIVVDGPSMLPTLENGDHMIVNKLSYTFGDPERFDVVVFHATENKDYIKRVIGLPGEHVEYVEDTLYVNGQAVNEPYISEQINALPKGNKYTFDFNLEELPGGYEEIPDGHVLVLGDNRGNSTDSRMLGLIEVEELVGETSFTYWPLGRIGIH from the coding sequence ATGGCGCGGAAGAAGCAAGAATGGTTTGACTGGATCAAGGCGATCGGCATAGCGGCTCTCCTTGCAATCGTCATCCGTATGTTTGTGTTTGCTCCAATTGTGGTGGATGGACCATCCATGCTTCCTACGTTGGAAAATGGCGATCACATGATTGTAAATAAATTAAGTTATACATTCGGAGACCCTGAACGATTTGATGTTGTGGTGTTCCACGCAACAGAGAACAAAGACTATATTAAACGCGTGATTGGGCTTCCGGGTGAACACGTGGAATATGTAGAAGATACACTATATGTAAATGGACAGGCCGTGAATGAGCCTTACATTTCCGAACAAATAAACGCCCTTCCTAAAGGCAATAAGTATACGTTTGACTTTAATCTCGAGGAGTTACCGGGAGGATATGAAGAAATCCCTGATGGTCATGTCCTTGTGCTAGGCGATAATCGTGGAAACTCAACAGATAGTCGCATGCTTGGGCTCATTGAAGTAGAAGAGCTCGTAGGGGAAACGAGTTTTACTTATTGGCCACTTGGGCGAATTGGAATTCATTAA